The following are encoded in a window of Halorarum salinum genomic DNA:
- a CDS encoding UxaA family hydrolase encodes MKGDVLGGSALRMTDADNVATALADLDAGAEFEIEGDVVLLPEAVPFGHKFAVRPIDRGEEVSKYGEVIGRATDDVAAGEWVHTHNCESTRGRGDLAAADATDGEQA; translated from the coding sequence ATGAAGGGCGACGTCCTGGGCGGATCCGCGCTCCGGATGACCGACGCCGACAACGTCGCGACCGCTCTCGCGGATCTCGACGCGGGGGCGGAGTTCGAGATCGAGGGCGACGTCGTCCTGCTCCCCGAGGCGGTCCCGTTCGGCCACAAGTTCGCCGTCCGACCGATCGACCGCGGGGAGGAGGTGTCCAAGTACGGCGAGGTCATCGGACGGGCGACGGACGACGTCGCGGCCGGCGAGTGGGTGCACACGCACAACTGTGAGAGCACACGCGGGCGCGGTGACCTCGCGGCCGCCGACGCGACGGACGGTGAACAGGCATGA